The following are encoded in a window of Corythoichthys intestinalis isolate RoL2023-P3 chromosome 8, ASM3026506v1, whole genome shotgun sequence genomic DNA:
- the LOC130921053 gene encoding uncharacterized protein LOC130921053 isoform X1 produces MSTDDFQTKYTSFMESVVKSTIGETTKLFETMVEELKAELSKVKTENEALKTTCRQMEAEKTQAISWSGQSRGPKMRDTAVQCELLPGDSVLEVQPVGQSIVQQNKQYNEEDLVYILLNDHNYYGAREKNALLNSEDSKPTMVTRNTLSAAADSTPIHACGSETENFGTSTHFLNIELRKKHATLVTTVHPNLEKDYYLHEPQIKSVGTLKYPNSLTTINDSMDVAVRAGKRTAALGTKSCGSLTTTSQEQFEGSEAHIAQLSLKEAPVQEKACATLQQWSSVPHPDEWKVEQTLLDKQQEDEQIKLGLMEDETTWRTKGAVYKISKDGKQLSTEVKHLKKTLMTTLSPPTNCAGNAEQVKNLPSNCETVRPSSWVTEVSSGQTEKAVNVVSPSMEKRTSRTLENMENHNAAPLVVSVFSLSEDVLSSDSQHSSMGVKEAAIYAANSDITSAPTVLTRPTALSQQLLSCQPREICTSVTLHDAMLLDEATDQSKNCTSQEKATTHDHCTVSVATLPSVVQCLLPTQDVSPQLPPTANVCDKGTKEVFTNKTLFVKYPKEPNNSQSNVRFPLQHQEENGVTSDITATSLPLNAILSKSLDWDSYCTVGILAIPLQRMIVSEPVLNNIVDLPKSPSAHTQHTILPLSQSQISTIVSAVAAAHNKSTSSSLESFQCEYKVASSPVPPPVISDTTEQRPLSQKQIKIIIPRSVPFAPSQSLLSKTIDTLTVPNIAGPDITVPLSSQHPNICAKLTKDENEKPTSSSLQPNCSSQHTDTLENLQITPGKQTMVSTKSLSTNCSPVAPPIREERPPHVALLTKSLLASQGNKSVVPPDRTLVNDLVAKPTVSPADLNPISTVNGNVNCSSMPGKVLACTDIVGKPANCVPCTASSVSELVLEESTIDFSKAEFSFGSDQAHKVAFILDEGNINNVDKELINKAIHDCGSLNSDSSPLQVRQNSKDLSDHSLQLIKNEFPAQLAVSPVLQVDQKASTNESTDAERVCDGTSTNSLTKSQKKSSADSPLPLKMQPQAKIRKTTPEPPRGKQGTQKSTKKPGLEDVITVEQETTNEHISIYTNTASLLSSTRLLTENVFSQVNISNQQSTDLRSDENRSTFEVISVHNQNPSLSKHSPSPKDSTDKTLNIPPLTHSEINISHVNSYSLKIEDTFETITKNSEKPFRAQDLTSKTFESTIYPKSKLTRRTTDVATIKSPLSSYTIRRLGLTNNKPGLTETRLRSSITKDTTPLKHKLTPESHKNCVSGKVSSCVKKTKISCPQDQSSLRVTTPPPRSRLTRNSTSPKECQLPPFGHNRSSSTKYVPLPKTPYCESLRSYTFSKEYTSKQMTRQSSSLLGKTASSSAGRPQMAKNSLSNTRESSAKKSRLNSPCSTLKNTVKIQNVKELTNLTKAQTIGTSLRETRSSLLPIQRDKRTPRAQNNFSVSPPTLSHQLIRIKAPNVVPPVQPLAVIGERLLKNQCGECGRVLSSSAALESHVSLHTGHRPFSCTLCGKSFPDAKGLKRHVRVHRNERIHICQQCGKDFIYGFGLTKHIQMVHGKIKPFACQICNKTFFTKRDVEIHLRIHTGEKPFHCDLCERKFTRKVELNVHLRWHNGEKRHWCPYCGKRFLDYNNLKRHKYIHTGEKPHSCPHCPKHFTQSGHLKKHVKNVHKVV; encoded by the exons ATGTCAACGGACGATTTCCAAACGAAGTACACCTCCTTCATGGAGAGTGTAGTGAAGAGTACCATAGGAGAAACTACAAAACTTTTTGAAACTATGGTCGAGGAATTAAAGGCGGAACTATCTAAAGTCAAGACGGAGAACGAGGCCCTTAAAACAACATGCAGACAAATGGAGGCTGAGAAAACCCAGGCGATCAGTTGGTCTGGCCAAAGTCGTGGTCCGAAGATGCGCGATACAGCCGTTCAATGTG AACTCCTTCCTGGCGATTCTGTCCTGGAAGTGCAACCGGTGGGGCAAAGCATAGTCCAGcaaaacaaacaatacaatGAAGAAGACTTGGTGTACATCCTGCTAAATGACCACAACTATTATGgtgcaagagaaaaaaatgcaCTTCTAAACTCAGAG GATTCTAAACCCACTATGGTCACCAGGAATACACTGTCTGCAGCTGCAG ATTCAACACCAATTCATGCTTGTGGAAGTGAAACAGAAAACTTTGGAACTAGCACGCATTTTTTGAATATAGAGCTCAGAAAAAAACATGCGACCCTTGTGACCACAGTTCACCCCAATCTGGAAAAGGATTACTATTTACATGAGCCACAGATTAAGTCAGTAGGGACATTAAAATATCCAAACTCACTCACTACAATAAATGATAGCATGGACGTGGCAGTCAGGGCAGGAAAACGAACAGCTGCATTGGGGACTAAAAGTTGTGGTAGTCTGACAACAACCTCCCAAGAACAGTTTGAAGGATCAGAGGCTCATATTGCGCAACTATCATTGAAGGAAGCACCTGTCCAAGAAAAAGCATGTGCAACACTGCAGCAATGGAGTAGTGTTCCCCATCCAGATGAGTGGAAAGTTGAgcaaacactgctggacaaacaGCAAGAGGATGAACAAATTAAATTAGGCTTAATGGAGGATGAGACCACCTGGAGAACAAAAGGGGCAGTATACAAAATCAGTAAAGACGGAAAACAGCTCTCAACAGAAGTAAAACATCTGAAAAAGACGCTAATGACAACACTTTCACCACCTACAAACTGTGCTGGTAATGCAGAACAAGTTAAGAATTTACCCTCCAATTGCGAAACAGTCAGGCCCTCATCTTGGGTTACAGAAGTATCCTCAGGTCAAACAGAAAAGGCTGTTAATGTTGTTTCACCATCAATGGAAAAGAGAACAAGCAGGACATTAGAAAACATGGAGAACCATAATGCTGCACCTCTGGTAGTTTCAGTATTTTCATTGTCAGAAGACGTTTTGTCCTCTGATTCTCAGCATTCCAGCATGGGAGTAAAAGAAGCAGCAATTTATGCAGCCAACAGTGACATTACATCTGCACCAACAGTATTAACCAGGCCAACAGCTCTATCACAACAATTACTGTCATGTCAGCCACGGGAAATTTGCACTTCTGTAACACTTCATGATGCAATGCTACTAGATGAAGCAACGGATCAATCAAAGAATTGTACATCACAGGAAAAGGCAACAACCCATGACCACTGTACTGTCTCTGTTGCTACCTTGCCATCCGTGGTTCAGTGTCTATTACCTACCCAAGATGTGTCACCACAGTTACCACCAACGGCCAATGTATGTGACAAAGGCACTAAAGAGGTGTTTACAAACAAGACACTTTTTGTTAAATATCCAAAAGAACCCAACAATTCTCAATCCAATGTAAGATTTCCATTACAGCATCAAGAAGAAAATGGTGTTACTTCTGACATTACAGCGACATCATTACCTTTGAATGCTATATTAAGTAAATCCCTTGATTGGGACTCTTATTGTACTGTGGGTATATTAGCAATACCATTACAGCGAATGATAGTATCAGAACCTGTCCTGAATAATATAGTTGATCTGCCCAAATCACCATCTGCTCATACACAGCATACAATCCTCCCCCTGTCCCAAAGTCAAATTTCAACTATTGTGTCAGCAGTTGCTGCTGCTCACAATAAATCTACTTCTTCCTCTTTGGAAAGTTTTCAGTGTGAATATAAGGTTGCCTCCTCACCAGTGCCTCCGCCTGTCATTTCTGATACAACAGAACAAAGGCCATTAtcacaaaaacaaattaaaataataattcccaGATCTGTCCCTTTTGCGCCAAGTCAGTCACTACTGTCAAAGACAATAGACACACTTACCGTGCCAAATATAGCTGGACCAGATATTACAGTGCCATTGTCGTCACAGCATCCAAATATATGTGCTAAATTGACTAAGGATGAAAATGAAAAACCCACATCATCATCCCTACAACCAAATTGTTCCTCACAGCATACGGATACTTTGGAGAATTTACAAATAACTCCAGGGAAACAAACAATGGTATCGACTAAGAGTTTATCAACAAACTGTTCTCCAGTAGCACCACCAATCAGAGAAGAAAGGCCACCACATGTAGCATTGTTGACCAAATCTCTTTTGGCTTCTCAAGGAAACAAATCTGTTGTCCCACCAGACAGAactctggtcaatgacctggtaGCAAAACCAACAGTCTCTCCAGCAGATCTGAATCCAATATCAACCGTCAATGGAAATGTAAATTGCTCTTCTATGCCAGGGAAGGTATTGGCATGCACCGATATTGTAGGGAAACCAGCCAACTGCGTACCATGTACGGCATCCAGTGTATCTGAACTGGTCTTGGAAGAATCAACAATAGACTTCTCAAAGGCTGAGTTTTCCTTTGGATCTGACCAGGCACATAAAGTGGCTTTTATTCTTGATGAGGGAAATATCAACAATGTGGATAAAGAACTTATCAACAAGGCAATTCACGATTGTGGTTCATTAAATAGCGATTCTTCCCCTTTGCAAGTAAGGCAAAACTCAAAGGATTTATCAGACCATTCTTTACAATTAATCAAAAACGAGTTCCCTGCACAGTTGGCAGTGTCACCTGTACTCCAAGTTGATCAAAAG GCATCAACAAATGAGTCTACAGATGCCGAACGAGTGTGCGATGGGACCAGCACCAACAGCTTGACAAAGTCACAGAAAAAATCCAGTGCTGACAGCCCCCTGCCCCTCAAAATGCAGCCTCAAgctaaaataagaaaaacaactCCAGAGCCACCGAGAGGCAAACAGGGTACTCAGAAAAGTACTAAGAAACCAGGATTAGAGGATGTTATTACTGTTGAACAAGAGACTACCAATGAACATATTTCCATTTACACCAATACTGCCAGTCTTTTGAGTTCCACACGTCTGCTAACAGAAAATGTGTTTTCCCAAGTAAATATCAGTAATCAACAGAGTACAGACTTACGTTCAGATGAAAATAGGAGTACTTTTGAGGTGATATCTGTTCACAACCAAAACCCAAGTTTAAGTAAACATAGTCCATCTCCAAAAGACTCCACCGACAAAACTTTAAACATCCCCCCCTTGACACATTCTGAAATTAACATCAGCCATGTAAACtcttacagtctaaaaatagaaGATACTTTTGAGACAATTACAAAAAACTCTGAAAAGCCCTTTAGAGCCCAAGATTTGACCAGTAAAACATTTGAATCTACTATTTATCCAAAGTCAAAATTAACTAGACGTACAACTGACGTGGCAACGATAAAATCCCCACTGAGTAGTTATACAATTCGTAGGTTAGGTTTAACTAACAATAAACCTGGTCTTACAGAAACACGTCTAAGGTCAAGTATAACTAAAGATACTACACCTCTAAAGCATAAACTCACACCTGAGAGTCATAAGAATTGTGTGTCTGGTAAGGTCAGttcttgtgttaaaaagaccAAAATAAGTTGTCCTCAGGATCAGTCCTCCCTAAGAGTGACTACCCCTCCTCCAAGGTCAAGATTGACTAGAAATTCTACCAGTCCAAAAGAGTGTCAATTGCCTCCTTTCGGTCATAATCGGTCCAGTTCAACAAAATATGTTCCCCTCCCTAAAACACCATATTGTGAATCTCTCAGGAGTTACACCTTTTCTAAAGAGTATACATCCAAACAGATGACAAGACAGTCCAGTTCATTGCTGGGTAAAACTGCTTCCTCAAGTGCAGGGAGGCCCCAAATGGCTAAAAATAGTTTAAGTAATACTAGAGAAAGTAGTGCTAAGAAATCTAGATTGAATTCACCTTGttccactttaaaaaatactgtaaaaattcaaaatgtaaaGGAATTAACCAATCTGACAAAAGCTCAGACTATAGGAACCTCACTAAGAGAAACGAGGTCATCACTTTTACCAATCCAGAGAGATAAACGCACACCAAGAgctcaaaataatttttcagtCTCTCCACCAACTCTTTCTCACCAACTGATCCGTATCAAAGCCCCAAATGTTGTGCCACCAGTACAGCCTCTAGCGGTCATTGGTGAACGACTGCTCAAAAATCAGTGTGGGGAATGCGGTCGTGTTCTTAGTAGCAGCGCTGCTCTTGAGAGCCATGTAAGTCTCCACACTGGTCACAGACCATTTTCTTGCAcactctgtggaaagagctttcCTGACGCCAAGGGTCTCAAAAGACATGTCAGAGTGCATCGCAATGAGAGGATCCATATCTGCCAACAATGTGGGAAGGACTTTATATATGGTTTTGGCCTCACCAAACATATCCAGATGGTGCATGGGAAAATCAAGCCATTTGCCTGCCAGATTTGTAACAAGACATTCTTCACAAAGCGAGATGTGGAGATCCACCTACGAATCCATACAGGGGAGAAACCATTCCACTGTGATTTATGTGAAAGAAAGTTTACAAGAAAAGTAGAACTAAACGTGCATCTTAGGTGgcataatggggaaaaaagacactgGTGCCCATATTGTGGGAAAAGATTTTTAGACTACAACAACCTTAAAAGACACAAGTATATTCATACAGGAGAGAAACCACATTCTTGCCCACATTGTCCTAAACATTTCACACAGTCCGGACATTTGAAGAAGCATGTTAAAAATGTACATAAAGTCGTTTAG
- the LOC130921053 gene encoding zinc finger protein 1 homolog isoform X2: MQPQAKIRKTTPEPPRGKQGTQKSTKKPGLEDVITVEQETTNEHISIYTNTASLLSSTRLLTENVFSQVNISNQQSTDLRSDENRSTFEVISVHNQNPSLSKHSPSPKDSTDKTLNIPPLTHSEINISHVNSYSLKIEDTFETITKNSEKPFRAQDLTSKTFESTIYPKSKLTRRTTDVATIKSPLSSYTIRRLGLTNNKPGLTETRLRSSITKDTTPLKHKLTPESHKNCVSGKVSSCVKKTKISCPQDQSSLRVTTPPPRSRLTRNSTSPKECQLPPFGHNRSSSTKYVPLPKTPYCESLRSYTFSKEYTSKQMTRQSSSLLGKTASSSAGRPQMAKNSLSNTRESSAKKSRLNSPCSTLKNTVKIQNVKELTNLTKAQTIGTSLRETRSSLLPIQRDKRTPRAQNNFSVSPPTLSHQLIRIKAPNVVPPVQPLAVIGERLLKNQCGECGRVLSSSAALESHVSLHTGHRPFSCTLCGKSFPDAKGLKRHVRVHRNERIHICQQCGKDFIYGFGLTKHIQMVHGKIKPFACQICNKTFFTKRDVEIHLRIHTGEKPFHCDLCERKFTRKVELNVHLRWHNGEKRHWCPYCGKRFLDYNNLKRHKYIHTGEKPHSCPHCPKHFTQSGHLKKHVKNVHKVV; the protein is encoded by the coding sequence ATGCAGCCTCAAgctaaaataagaaaaacaactCCAGAGCCACCGAGAGGCAAACAGGGTACTCAGAAAAGTACTAAGAAACCAGGATTAGAGGATGTTATTACTGTTGAACAAGAGACTACCAATGAACATATTTCCATTTACACCAATACTGCCAGTCTTTTGAGTTCCACACGTCTGCTAACAGAAAATGTGTTTTCCCAAGTAAATATCAGTAATCAACAGAGTACAGACTTACGTTCAGATGAAAATAGGAGTACTTTTGAGGTGATATCTGTTCACAACCAAAACCCAAGTTTAAGTAAACATAGTCCATCTCCAAAAGACTCCACCGACAAAACTTTAAACATCCCCCCCTTGACACATTCTGAAATTAACATCAGCCATGTAAACtcttacagtctaaaaatagaaGATACTTTTGAGACAATTACAAAAAACTCTGAAAAGCCCTTTAGAGCCCAAGATTTGACCAGTAAAACATTTGAATCTACTATTTATCCAAAGTCAAAATTAACTAGACGTACAACTGACGTGGCAACGATAAAATCCCCACTGAGTAGTTATACAATTCGTAGGTTAGGTTTAACTAACAATAAACCTGGTCTTACAGAAACACGTCTAAGGTCAAGTATAACTAAAGATACTACACCTCTAAAGCATAAACTCACACCTGAGAGTCATAAGAATTGTGTGTCTGGTAAGGTCAGttcttgtgttaaaaagaccAAAATAAGTTGTCCTCAGGATCAGTCCTCCCTAAGAGTGACTACCCCTCCTCCAAGGTCAAGATTGACTAGAAATTCTACCAGTCCAAAAGAGTGTCAATTGCCTCCTTTCGGTCATAATCGGTCCAGTTCAACAAAATATGTTCCCCTCCCTAAAACACCATATTGTGAATCTCTCAGGAGTTACACCTTTTCTAAAGAGTATACATCCAAACAGATGACAAGACAGTCCAGTTCATTGCTGGGTAAAACTGCTTCCTCAAGTGCAGGGAGGCCCCAAATGGCTAAAAATAGTTTAAGTAATACTAGAGAAAGTAGTGCTAAGAAATCTAGATTGAATTCACCTTGttccactttaaaaaatactgtaaaaattcaaaatgtaaaGGAATTAACCAATCTGACAAAAGCTCAGACTATAGGAACCTCACTAAGAGAAACGAGGTCATCACTTTTACCAATCCAGAGAGATAAACGCACACCAAGAgctcaaaataatttttcagtCTCTCCACCAACTCTTTCTCACCAACTGATCCGTATCAAAGCCCCAAATGTTGTGCCACCAGTACAGCCTCTAGCGGTCATTGGTGAACGACTGCTCAAAAATCAGTGTGGGGAATGCGGTCGTGTTCTTAGTAGCAGCGCTGCTCTTGAGAGCCATGTAAGTCTCCACACTGGTCACAGACCATTTTCTTGCAcactctgtggaaagagctttcCTGACGCCAAGGGTCTCAAAAGACATGTCAGAGTGCATCGCAATGAGAGGATCCATATCTGCCAACAATGTGGGAAGGACTTTATATATGGTTTTGGCCTCACCAAACATATCCAGATGGTGCATGGGAAAATCAAGCCATTTGCCTGCCAGATTTGTAACAAGACATTCTTCACAAAGCGAGATGTGGAGATCCACCTACGAATCCATACAGGGGAGAAACCATTCCACTGTGATTTATGTGAAAGAAAGTTTACAAGAAAAGTAGAACTAAACGTGCATCTTAGGTGgcataatggggaaaaaagacactgGTGCCCATATTGTGGGAAAAGATTTTTAGACTACAACAACCTTAAAAGACACAAGTATATTCATACAGGAGAGAAACCACATTCTTGCCCACATTGTCCTAAACATTTCACACAGTCCGGACATTTGAAGAAGCATGTTAAAAATGTACATAAAGTCGTTTAG
- the LOC130921053 gene encoding uncharacterized protein LOC130921053 isoform X3, producing the protein MSTDDFQTKYTSFMESVVKSTIGETTKLFETMVEELKAELSKVKTENEALKTTCRQMEAEKTQAISWSGQSRGPKMRDTAVQCELLPGDSVLEVQPVGQSIVQQNKQYNEEDLVYILLNDHNYYGAREKNALLNSEDSKPTMVTRNTLSAAAGINK; encoded by the exons ATGTCAACGGACGATTTCCAAACGAAGTACACCTCCTTCATGGAGAGTGTAGTGAAGAGTACCATAGGAGAAACTACAAAACTTTTTGAAACTATGGTCGAGGAATTAAAGGCGGAACTATCTAAAGTCAAGACGGAGAACGAGGCCCTTAAAACAACATGCAGACAAATGGAGGCTGAGAAAACCCAGGCGATCAGTTGGTCTGGCCAAAGTCGTGGTCCGAAGATGCGCGATACAGCCGTTCAATGTG AACTCCTTCCTGGCGATTCTGTCCTGGAAGTGCAACCGGTGGGGCAAAGCATAGTCCAGcaaaacaaacaatacaatGAAGAAGACTTGGTGTACATCCTGCTAAATGACCACAACTATTATGgtgcaagagaaaaaaatgcaCTTCTAAACTCAGAG GATTCTAAACCCACTATGGTCACCAGGAATACACTGTCTGCAGCTGCAG GCATCAACAAATGA